From a region of the uncultured Desulfatiglans sp. genome:
- a CDS encoding hypothetical protein (Evidence 5 : Unknown function) produces the protein MNDLGGLMVRAGGRVEVLCTAGRAIFTLGCNLESFVDARGMSRGVGI, from the coding sequence ATGAATGATCTTGGTGGTTTAATGGTTCGAGCGGGTGGCCGTGTCGAGGTGTTATGCACAGCCGGAAGGGCGATTTTCACGCTCGGCTGCAACCTCGAGAGTTTTGTGGATGCAAGGGGTATGTCCAGGGGGGTGGGAATATGA
- a CDS encoding putative Pilus assembly protein (Evidence 3 : Putative function from multiple computational evidences) has translation MFIHCKGFTLVELLAVLFIAGTFAAAAIPALSQTVHQWRLRNAVQDLYQGFQMAKNSAARGNTLAGLVFERDSGGSVGGFTVFSDLDADLSRDEGEPILEQVRWGDYPGISLAREKGGVERISFDCNAGNHPVVGFRPNGIPVSSTGGLGMGSVFLENRCGRSLGVILSCAGRLRIAETPEE, from the coding sequence ATGTTTATCCACTGCAAAGGTTTTACGCTCGTCGAACTCCTGGCCGTCCTCTTCATCGCGGGGACCTTCGCCGCGGCCGCGATCCCCGCCCTTTCCCAAACGGTTCACCAGTGGCGCCTGAGAAACGCGGTCCAAGACCTTTACCAGGGCTTCCAGATGGCAAAAAACTCGGCGGCCCGGGGCAACACCCTTGCTGGCCTTGTCTTCGAGCGTGACAGTGGAGGCTCTGTCGGCGGCTTTACCGTCTTTTCCGATCTCGATGCCGATTTGAGTCGTGATGAGGGAGAACCCATCCTCGAGCAAGTCCGCTGGGGGGACTACCCGGGCATCTCGTTGGCCCGTGAAAAAGGCGGGGTCGAAAGAATTTCCTTCGACTGCAATGCTGGCAATCATCCCGTCGTCGGATTCCGGCCGAACGGGATCCCGGTCTCGAGCACCGGCGGACTCGGCATGGGATCCGTCTTCCTTGAAAACCGCTGCGGCCGCAGCTTAGGAGTCATCCTCTCCTGCGCCGGCCGGCTGCGTATCGCCGAAACGCCGGAGGAATGA